Proteins from a single region of Anthonomus grandis grandis chromosome 18, icAntGran1.3, whole genome shotgun sequence:
- the LOC126746901 gene encoding uncharacterized protein LOC126746901 isoform X3 gives MKLIVCLALVAFAAAVPVQKPIIIKPDHVEIIKDIPSAGVHFKFQYNPTEQDRFNYQPYGQEGNVYQIAQYITYLFHQSQKLGYTPLQFAKYLTEQDYPEYVVKFLVEEYENGLSKPYFQAPYELFHYYTTQEFTPEFQKYLLKNIEHVYEQLQGSYPYHEQEFSGVPKPIIEYFNQQGFTSQQAELIYQQLVQMEKYAQNAMQFFVSGQMSPQAYPYIYQQLEQGMEAIQEALRIYQIYGNKQQMYVPYYAAQYYIEHVHQAYQYFQNVYNYIQQQNLMAQLPKYFIDQVQVVYFAAQKAYQLKFQQEGFMTSQYYPADYYYKQVLQYIQMAQKYIQTQGAFPESAYISEQLNRAFFAYRLAYQYYQQRYMVQPIVQYAQQQMQQAYQYLNLAYLAAQKVGQEYLVQELQQAMKYAQQMQIFSSGYQYQYTSIHQLTQQILDEFRQYVAQGMVPQEYAYYIIQQLEYILKYTYNVEHPSQYVVQQVYQYYQNIFRYIQEGKLPEFISKYFFDKLQYVFQLLNGFEYQYGPYSQQYQEYMKTPAQYNFFKGEQYQYYPYQYAPFESYTKTPFEYYKSANYPYQYGPYSQQYEPYTKTPFEYYKGESYPYQYQYGQQYMKTPFAYYQGQSYPHQYQYDFPYNMNEFSFPSAA, from the exons ATGAAATTGATCGTTTGTTTGGCCTTAGTGGCTTTTGCGGCGGCTGTACCCGTCCAAAAACCCATAATCATCAAGCCTGACCACGTGGAAATCATCAAGGATATCCCTTCTGCAGGAGTGCACTTCAAGTTCCAGTACAACCCCACTGAGCAGGACAGATTCAACTATCAACCCTACGGACAAGAAGGTAACGTCTACCAAATCGCTCAGTATATAACCTACTTGTTCCACCAATCCCAAAAGCTTGGTTACACCCCCCTGCAGTTCGCCAAATATTTAACTGAACAAGACTATCCAGAGTATGTGGTCAAATTCTTGGTCGAGGAGTACGAAAACGGACTGTCCAAGCCTTATTTCCAGGCACCATACGAACTTTTCCACTACTACACTACCCAAGAGTTCACTCCAGAATTCCAGAAATACCTCTTGAAAAACATCGAACATGTCTACGAACAACTCCAAGGATCTTATCCCTATCATGAGCAAGAATTCTCGGGAGTACCAAAACCCATTATCGAATACTTTAACCAACAAGGTTTCACTTCTCAACAAGCCGAACTGATTTACCAACAGCTTGTGCAAATGGAAAAGTATGCTCAAAATGCCATGCAATTCTTTGTTAGTGGTCAGATGTCACCACAAGCTTACCCATACATCTATCAGCAACTGGAGCAGGGCATGGAGGCCATCCAGGAAGCCCTCCGTATCTACCAAATTTACGGAAACAAGCAACAAATGTACGTGCCATACTATGCTGCCCAATACTACATTGAACATGTCCATCAAGCTTACCAATACTTCCAAAATGTCTACAACTACATTCAGCAACAAAACCTAATGGCTCAACTCCCCAAATACTTCATTGACCAAGTACAAGTGGTTTACTTTGCTGCCCAAAAAGCTTATCAACTAAAATTCCAACAAGAGGGCTTCATGACTTCACAATATTACCCCGCTGATTACTACTACAAGCAAGTTCTTCAATACATCCAGATGGCACAGAAATACATTCAAACCCAAGGTGCTTTCCCGGAATCTGCTTACATCTCTGAACAACTCAATCGGGCGTTCTTTGCCTATCGTTTAGCTTACCAATACTACCAGCAACGCTACATGGTGCAACCAATTGTGCAATACGCTCAACAACAGATGCAACAAGCTTACCAATACTTGAACTTGGCTTACTTGGCGGCCCAAAAGGTTGGACAAGAGTACTTGGTACAAGAACTGCAGCAGGCAATGAAATATGCTCAGCAAATGCAAATTTTTAGCTCAGGATACCAGTACCAATACAC CTCAATCCACCAGTTGACTCAGCAGATTTTAGATGAATTCAGACAATACGTGGCACAAGGAATGGTACCGCAGGAGTATGCCTACTACATCATCCAGCAGCTcgagtatattttaaaatacacttaCAACGTCGAACACCCCAGCCAGTACGTCGTCCAACAAGTCTACCAGTACTACCAAAACATCTTCAGATACATCCAAGAGGGCAAACTTCCAGAATTTATTTCCAAGTACTTTTTCGACAAACTCCAATATGTATTCCAACTTCTAAATGGGTTTGAGTACCAATATGGACCATACAGTCAACAATATCAGGAATACATGAAAACCCCGGCTCAGTACAATTTCTTCAAGGGTGAACAGTACCAGTATTACCCTTACCAATATGCACCATTCGAGTCATATACCAAGACCCCATTTGAATACTATAAAAGTGCGAACTACCCTTACCAGTATGGACCATACAGCCAACAGTACGAGCCCTACACCAAAACCCCATTTGAGTACTACAAAGGGGAAAGCTACCCTTACCAGTACCAATATGGGCAGCAATATATGAAGACTCCATTTGCATACTATCAAGGCCAGAGCTACCCTCACCAGTACCAATATGACTTTCCATATAACATGAACGAGTTCAGCTTTCCTTCTG ctGCTTAA
- the LOC126746901 gene encoding uncharacterized protein LOC126746901 isoform X2 codes for MKLIVCLALVAFAAAVPVQKPIIIKPDHVEIIKDIPSAGVHFKFQYNPTEQDRFNYQPYGQEGNVYQIAQYITYLFHQSQKLGYTPLQFAKYLTEQDYPEYVVKFLVEEYENGLSKPYFQAPYELFHYYTTQEFTPEFQKYLLKNIEHVYEQLQGSYPYHEQEFSGVPKPIIEYFNQQGFTSQQAELIYQQLVQMEKYAQNAMQFFVSGQMSPQAYPYIYQQLEQGMEAIQEALRIYQIYGNKQQMYVPYYAAQYYIEHVHQAYQYFQNVYNYIQQQNLMAQLPKYFIDQVQVVYFAAQKAYQLKFQQEGFMTSQYYPADYYYKQVLQYIQMAQKYIQTQGAFPESAYISEQLNRAFFAYRLAYQYYQQRYMVQPIVQYAQQQMQQAYQYLNLAYLAAQKVGQEYLVQELQQAMKYAQQMQIFSSGYQYQYTSIHQFTQQILDEFRQYVAQGVVPQEYAYYIIQQLEYILKYTYNVEYPSQYVVQQVYQYYQNIFRYIQEGKLPEFISKYFFDKFQYVFQLLKRFEYQYGPYSQQYQEYMKTPAQYNFFKGEQYQYYPYQYAPYESYTKTPFEYYKSANYPYQYGPYSQQYEPYTKTPFEYYKGESYPYQYQYGQQYMKTPFGYYQGQSYPYQYQYGFPYNMNELSFPSAA; via the exons ATGAAATTGATCGTTTGTTTGGCCTTAGTGGCTTTTGCGGCGGCTGTACCCGTCCAAAAACCCATAATCATCAAGCCTGACCACGTGGAAATCATCAAGGATATCCCTTCTGCAGGAGTGCACTTCAAGTTCCAGTACAACCCCACTGAGCAGGACAGATTCAACTATCAACCCTACGGACAAGAAGGTAACGTCTACCAAATCGCTCAGTATATAACCTACTTGTTCCACCAATCCCAAAAGCTTGGTTACACCCCCCTGCAGTTCGCCAAATATTTAACTGAACAAGACTATCCAGAGTATGTGGTCAAATTCTTGGTCGAGGAGTACGAAAACGGACTGTCCAAGCCTTATTTCCAGGCACCATACGAACTTTTCCACTACTACACTACCCAAGAGTTCACTCCAGAATTCCAGAAATACCTCTTGAAAAACATCGAACATGTCTACGAACAACTCCAAGGATCTTATCCCTATCATGAGCAAGAATTCTCGGGAGTACCAAAACCCATTATCGAATACTTTAACCAACAAGGTTTCACTTCTCAACAAGCCGAACTGATTTACCAACAGCTTGTGCAAATGGAAAAGTATGCTCAAAATGCCATGCAATTCTTTGTTAGTGGTCAGATGTCACCACAAGCTTACCCATACATCTATCAGCAACTGGAGCAGGGCATGGAGGCCATCCAGGAAGCCCTCCGTATCTACCAAATTTACGGAAACAAGCAACAAATGTACGTGCCATACTATGCTGCCCAATACTACATTGAACATGTCCATCAAGCTTACCAATACTTCCAAAATGTCTACAACTACATTCAGCAACAAAACCTAATGGCTCAACTCCCCAAATACTTCATTGACCAAGTACAAGTGGTTTACTTTGCTGCCCAAAAAGCTTATCAACTAAAATTCCAACAAGAGGGCTTCATGACTTCACAATATTACCCCGCTGATTACTACTACAAGCAAGTTCTTCAATACATCCAGATGGCACAGAAATACATTCAAACCCAAGGTGCTTTCCCGGAATCTGCTTACATCTCTGAACAACTCAATCGGGCGTTCTTTGCCTATCGTTTAGCTTACCAATACTACCAGCAACGCTACATGGTGCAACCAATTGTGCAATACGCTCAACAACAGATGCAACAAGCTTACCAATACTTGAACTTGGCTTACTTGGCGGCCCAAAAGGTTGGACAAGAGTACTTGGTACAAGAACTGCAGCAGGCAATGAAATATGCTCAGCAAATGCAAATTTTTAGCTCAGGATACCAGTACCAATACACCTCAATCCACCAGTTTACTCAGCAGATTTTAGACGAATTCAGACAATACGTGGCACAAGGAGTGGTACCGCAAGAGTATGCCTACTACATCATCCAGCAGCTCGAGTATATTTTGAAATACACTTACAACGTCGAATACCCCAGCCAGTACGTCGTCCAACAAGTCTACCAGTACTACCAAAACATCTTCAGGTATATTCAAGAAGGCAAACTTCCAGAATTCATTTCTAAGTACTTTTTCGACAAATTCCAATATGTATTCCAACTTCTGAAAAGATTTGAGTACCAATATGGACCATACAGTCAACAATATCAGGAATACATGAAAACCCCGGCTCAGTACAATTTCTTCAAGGGTGAACAGTACCAGTATTACCCTTACCAGTATGCACCATACGAGTCATACACCAAGACCCCATTTGAATACTACAAAAGTGCGAACTACCCTTACCAGTATGGACCATACAGCCAACAGTACGAGCCCTACACCAAGACTCCATTTGAGTACTACAAAGGAGAAAGCTACCCTTACCAGTACCAATATGGGCAGCAATACATGAAGACTCCATTTGGATACTACCAAGGCCAGAGCTACCCTTACCAATACCAATATGGCTTCCCATACAACATGAATGAGTTGAGCTTTCCTTCTG ctGCTTAA
- the LOC126746901 gene encoding uncharacterized protein LOC126746901 isoform X1 — MKLIVCLALVAFAAAVPVQKPIIIKPDHVEIIKDIPSAGVHFKFQYNPTEQDRFNYQPYGQEGNVYQIAQYITYLFHQSQKLGYTPLQFAKYLTEQDYPEYVVKFLVEEYENGLSKPYFQAPYELFHYYTTQEFTPEFQKYLLKNIEHVYEQLQGSYPYHEQEFSGVPKPIIEYFNQQGFTSQQAELIYQQLVQMEKYAQNAMQFFVSGQMSPQAYPYIYQQLEQGMEAIQEALRIYQIYGNKQQMYVPYYAAQYYIEHVHQAYQYFQNVYNYIQQQNLMAQLPKYFIDQVQVVYFAAQKAYQLKFQQEGFMTSQYYPADYYYKQVLQYIQMAQKYIQTQGAFPESAYISEQLNRAFFAYRLAYQYYQQRYMVQPIVQYAQQQMQQAYQYLNLAYLAAQKVGQEYLVQELQQAMKYAQQMQIFSSGYQYQYTSIHQFTQQILDEFRQYVAQGVVPQEYAYYIIQQLEYILKYTYNVEYPSQYVVQQVYQYYQNIFRYIQEGKLPEFISKYFFDKFQYVFQLLKRFEYQYGPYSQQYQEYMKTPAQYNFFKGEQYQYYPYQYAPYESYTKTPFEYYKSANYPYQYGPYSQQYEPYTKTPFEYYKGESYPYQYQYGQQYMKTPFGYYQGQSYPYQYQYGFPYNMNELSFPSAA, encoded by the exons ATGAAATTGATCGTTTGTTTGGCCTTAGTGGCTTTTGCGGCGGCTGTACCCGTCCAAAAACCCATAATCATCAAGCCTGACCACGTGGAAATCATCAAGGATATCCCTTCTGCAGGAGTGCACTTCAAGTTCCAGTACAACCCCACTGAGCAGGACAGATTCAACTATCAACCCTACGGACAAGAAGGTAACGTCTACCAAATCGCTCAGTATATAACCTACTTGTTCCACCAATCCCAAAAGCTTGGTTACACCCCCCTGCAGTTCGCCAAATATTTAACTGAACAAGACTATCCAGAGTATGTGGTCAAATTCTTGGTCGAGGAGTACGAAAACGGACTGTCCAAGCCTTATTTCCAGGCACCATACGAACTTTTCCACTACTACACTACCCAAGAGTTCACTCCAGAATTCCAGAAATACCTCTTGAAAAACATCGAACATGTCTACGAACAACTCCAAGGATCTTATCCCTATCATGAGCAAGAATTCTCGGGAGTACCAAAACCCATTATCGAATACTTTAACCAACAAGGTTTCACTTCTCAACAAGCCGAACTGATTTACCAACAGCTTGTGCAAATGGAAAAGTATGCTCAAAATGCCATGCAATTCTTTGTTAGTGGTCAGATGTCACCACAAGCTTACCCATACATCTATCAGCAACTGGAGCAGGGCATGGAGGCCATCCAGGAAGCCCTCCGTATCTACCAAATTTACGGAAACAAGCAACAAATGTACGTGCCATACTATGCTGCCCAATACTACATTGAACATGTCCATCAAGCTTACCAATACTTCCAAAATGTCTACAACTACATTCAGCAACAAAACCTAATGGCTCAACTCCCCAAATACTTCATTGACCAAGTACAAGTGGTTTACTTTGCTGCCCAAAAAGCTTATCAACTAAAATTCCAACAAGAGGGCTTCATGACTTCACAATATTACCCCGCTGATTACTACTACAAGCAAGTTCTTCAATACATCCAGATGGCACAGAAATACATTCAAACCCAAGGTGCTTTCCCGGAATCTGCTTACATCTCTGAACAACTCAATCGGGCGTTCTTTGCCTATCGTTTAGCTTACCAATACTACCAGCAACGCTACATGGTGCAACCAATTGTGCAATACGCTCAACAACAGATGCAACAAGCTTACCAATACTTGAACTTGGCTTACTTGGCGGCCCAAAAGGTTGGACAAGAGTACTTGGTACAAGAACTGCAGCAGGCAATGAAATATGCTCAGCAAATGCAAATTTTTAGCTCAGGATACCAGTACCAATACACCTCAATCCACCAGTTTACTCAGCAGATTTTAGACGAATTCAGACAATACGTGGCACAAGGAGTGGTACCGCAAGAGTATGCCTACTACATCATCCAGCAGCTCGAGTATATTTTGAAATACACTTACAACGTCGAATACCCCAGCCAGTACGTCGTCCAACAAGTCTACCAGTACTACCAAAACATCTTCAGGTATATTCAAGAAGGCAAACTTCCAGAATTCATTTCTAAGTACTTTTTCGACAAATTCCAATATGTATTCCAACTTCTGAAAAGATTTGAGTACCAATATGGACCATACAGTCAACAATATCAGGAATACATGAAAACCCCGGCTCAGTACAATTTCTTCAAGGGTGAACAGTACCAGTATTACCCTTACCAGTATGCACCATACGAGTCATACACCAAGACCCCATTTGAATACTACAAAAGTGCGAACTACCCTTACCAGTATGGACCATACAGCCAACAGTACGAGCCCTACACCAAGACTCCATTTGAGTACTACAAAGGAGAAAGCTACCCTTACCAGTACCAATATGGGCAGCAATACATGAAGACTCCATTTGGATACTACCAAGGCCAGAGCTACCCTTACCAATACCAATATGGCTTCCCATACAACATGAATGAGTTGAGCTTTCCTTCTG ctgCTTAA